A region of Fibrobacter sp. DNA encodes the following proteins:
- a CDS encoding redoxin domain-containing protein → MKCFKLSVLLVALATSFSCAVPWLGLTFKKATYENHLSLVVKGVHPNSGCFNAGIQAEDQIIGVQGAALTDMSQIQNVVSSGKAGQSIKLEILREGKKQNLNVKLTDRPDDISSLTGSAIGSKIAEFKANFYQNGEKRQAKPKATLLDFWATWCGPCRKTLPVLANVYNKYASQGLEVIGISNEDVNTLNAFYSKQHKSPYPLYRDGTQDLWRRYGIRAVPTLMLLDQNGYIKRVWSGAPSQALVEKLVLEVMNEAK, encoded by the coding sequence ATGAAGTGCTTTAAGTTATCCGTATTGCTGGTTGCTCTTGCCACAAGTTTCTCTTGTGCAGTGCCGTGGCTTGGCCTTACCTTTAAGAAGGCTACCTACGAAAATCATTTGTCCCTGGTGGTGAAGGGCGTTCATCCTAATTCCGGTTGCTTCAATGCCGGTATTCAGGCTGAAGACCAGATTATCGGCGTGCAGGGTGCCGCCCTTACTGATATGTCCCAGATCCAGAATGTGGTTTCCAGTGGTAAGGCTGGTCAGAGCATCAAGCTTGAAATTCTTCGTGAAGGCAAGAAGCAGAACTTGAATGTGAAACTGACGGACCGTCCCGACGATATCAGTAGTTTGACGGGTTCCGCCATCGGAAGCAAGATTGCTGAGTTCAAGGCAAACTTCTACCAGAATGGCGAAAAGCGTCAGGCAAAGCCTAAGGCCACCTTGTTGGACTTCTGGGCAACTTGGTGCGGTCCTTGCCGCAAGACCTTGCCCGTACTCGCAAACGTGTACAACAAGTATGCGTCCCAGGGCCTTGAAGTCATCGGCATTTCCAACGAAGATGTAAACACCTTGAACGCCTTCTATTCGAAACAGCATAAGTCTCCGTACCCGCTTTATCGCGACGGCACACAGGACCTTTGGCGTCGTTATGGAATTCGCGCGGTTCCCACGCTCATGCTGTTGGATCAGAATGGTTACATCAAACGCGTCTGGAGCGGCGCTCCCAGCCAGGCACTTGTAGAAAAGCTTGTGCTTGAAGTGATGAACGAAGCTAAGTAA